The Podarcis raffonei isolate rPodRaf1 chromosome 2, rPodRaf1.pri, whole genome shotgun sequence genome window below encodes:
- the LOC128409566 gene encoding gastrula zinc finger protein XlCGF49.1-like: GENIRQSSRSTSRQRKSFVQRDSLTAHKRGQSRKKLYQCFECGKSFSRKDHLTSHQRIHTGEKPYQCLECGKSFNQSAHLTSHQRMHTGEKPYHCLECGKSFSQSSSLTSHQRIHTGEKPYQCLKCGNNFSHRQNLTSHQRTNTGEKPYQCFECGKSFSLKHSLTSHQRIHTGEKPYQCFECGKSFRERGKLATHQRIHTGEKPYQCLECGKSFRLSGGLTSHQRIHKGERPYQCFECGKSFNQNAHLTSHHRIHRNRISALNVERASVRW, encoded by the coding sequence GGAGAGAACATCCGTCAGAGCTCCCGTTCCACCTCCCGTCAAAGAAAGAGCTTCGTTCAGAGGGATAGCCTCACTGCACACAAAAGAGGACAGAGCAGGAAGAAATtgtatcagtgctttgaatgtggaaagagcttcagtcggaaggatcatctcacttcccatcaaagaattcatacgggggagaaaccctatcagtgcttggaatgtggaaagagctttaatcaaagcgcccatctcacttcccatcaaagaatgcatacaggggagaaaccgtatcactgcttggaatgtggaaagagcttcagtcaaagcagctctctcacttcccatcaaagaattcataccggggagaaaccatatcagtgcttgaaatgtgggAACAACTTCAGTCACAGGcagaatctcacttcccatcaaagaactaatacaggagaaaaaccctatcagtgctttgaatgtggaaagagcttcagtctcaAGCAcagtctcacttctcatcaaagaattcatacaggggagaaaccctatcagtgctttgaatgtggaaagagctttcgtgagAGGGGGAAACTCGCtactcatcaaagaattcatacaggggagaaaccctatcagtgcttggagtgtggaaagagctttcgtctgagtggtggtctcacttctcatcaaagaattcataaaggagagagaccctatcagtgctttgaatgtggaaagagctttaatcaaAACgcacatctcacttcccatcacagaattcatagaaaccgtatcagtgctttgaatgtggaaagagcttcagtcagatggtga